In Streptomyces sp. NBC_01381, a genomic segment contains:
- the pglW gene encoding BREX system serine/threonine kinase PglW gives MTAAGTPSPPKPGPPPRKQRWFQPRRSSHTWEQEGLEHIRQLMPANEPYRAWATFSFTAASGRTNECDLFIAVPGGLYLLELKGHPGRVANHGDTWQFHADRVRTMKNPLHLTDLKCKELKGQLERAARAAGVDPRRVPFIKPAVFLHASGLASDLDEFQRINVYGRNDGSSGLDKVWDDLLGRPPERESWRVTPQTAQLLEQLMQKIGISHSIAHLRFGDDWKLEPRALDAGPGWEDRLAARDDGLVQEEGRVRLYLVEQMATEAAKQAADRAARREYQVLQGITHRGIAQAVQIREHQGGPAILFRHRHTDPRLDAYLDAYGGRLTPEIRLDLVRQLAEALRYAHNRSLYHRALAARSVYVSAKEDGRDPVVCITDWQTAARDFDTTSMRSIGDTPLDPNLIEDAAQVFLAPETDREFADPVDLDLFGLGALSYLLLTGERPAAQRSALIERLSAEGGLHPYAVADGLSDKLDDLVFQATRAEVNDRLPSAERFLDLLDEAEQDTAIPERAATAESDPLTALPGQPLDAEWSVKRVLGTGATARALLVERVVDELEGPAGEPAYEERVFKVALDRDKDARLYAEAHALKAVGGGRIIRLLDEPREIAGHAILELEYAGESSLGARLRGEGRLTYDQLERYGNDLFIALDQLSAKGMRHRDIKPDNLGLHKRSDGSWQLMLFDFSLADASERDISAGTRGYLDPFLGSVRRSLYDDHAERYAAAVTLHEMASGERPVWGDGQTDPRMSEDVGLYVAAELFEPGLRDGLTVFFQRALHRDVDRRFDTFQQMEDAWRRIFRTADSAKPATTQATVGAAAATTEEARETAAAAAELSTGLEAAGLSLRAVSVAGGLGAGTVEELLDIPPHTISRARGAGALVRRELNRRHKQWTAMLSRRAAEPEPSAPSTTDSPVSETADPEAEAQRIARESVDSLAARLAPAPARKGNLRPEVVRLTLGLPRSKEEGGGLSPLGPWPPQTAVAKHLGSSQPTVSRHHVAAIEEWSATGWLTAVRDELVQTLVQAGRVLTVQEAAAELRIRHGAGDDAAGRTLAKALAVVRAAVDAEVLQRGTDTDHEPRLAVLRRGPRVLLALESLPGTDDPTPQELADYAAALGTAADRLADEDPLPGRGTVVRTLRAVAAPEGMAPLADTRLVALAAAVAQDAAASPRLELYPQALGLARALRISQAAAGVRRETGISITELLSRVNARFPSLAITDAPTHIEVEDALAEAGFPLEWDAGRKRFFPPAVEGARWTSSTYTRTSVLVSEAQAAVAAGRDPQMVLRAKLATAAQRGGFLALTLKGVDLPGAAGMLAAEFGVVPVDLNAEFLHTFRVLAGELGTDWSKVLRADAVFTESGELKPGLRSYSQRVTDRLAERLRSMAEDSGPKAVLFAHNAGLISRYYEGGGHDLLVGLQQSARRPAEVPHGLWWLCPMEDPQQTPSLDGRTVEVVDRATEWAVLDSLFLKGLRTRVDVTT, from the coding sequence GTGACGGCAGCAGGAACGCCCTCGCCCCCCAAGCCGGGCCCACCTCCGCGCAAGCAGCGCTGGTTCCAGCCACGCCGCTCGAGCCATACGTGGGAACAGGAGGGGCTCGAACACATCCGGCAACTGATGCCGGCGAACGAGCCGTATCGAGCCTGGGCGACCTTCTCCTTCACAGCTGCTTCCGGCCGTACGAACGAGTGCGATCTCTTCATCGCGGTGCCGGGCGGCCTCTACCTCCTGGAGCTCAAGGGTCACCCCGGCCGTGTGGCCAACCATGGGGACACCTGGCAGTTCCACGCTGACCGTGTCCGGACCATGAAGAACCCGCTGCACCTCACAGACTTGAAGTGCAAGGAACTCAAGGGCCAGCTGGAACGAGCCGCCCGGGCCGCCGGCGTTGATCCCCGCCGGGTCCCGTTCATCAAGCCCGCAGTCTTCCTCCACGCCTCGGGTCTCGCCAGCGATCTTGACGAGTTCCAGCGCATCAACGTCTACGGGCGGAACGACGGATCCAGTGGTCTCGACAAGGTCTGGGACGACCTGCTCGGCCGGCCGCCTGAGAGGGAGAGCTGGCGGGTCACACCGCAGACCGCCCAGCTCCTTGAGCAACTGATGCAGAAGATCGGCATCAGCCACTCCATCGCCCACCTTCGTTTCGGCGACGACTGGAAGCTCGAGCCGCGCGCCTTGGACGCAGGCCCTGGCTGGGAAGACCGCCTCGCCGCACGCGACGACGGCCTTGTCCAGGAAGAGGGCAGGGTCCGTCTCTACCTCGTCGAGCAGATGGCGACGGAAGCGGCCAAGCAGGCCGCCGACCGCGCAGCCCGCCGTGAGTACCAAGTCCTGCAAGGCATCACCCATCGCGGGATCGCGCAAGCCGTGCAGATCCGCGAGCACCAGGGCGGACCGGCGATCCTCTTCCGGCACCGCCACACAGACCCGCGCCTTGACGCCTACCTCGACGCATACGGAGGCAGGCTCACTCCTGAGATCCGCCTCGACCTGGTCCGCCAACTCGCCGAAGCACTCCGGTACGCCCACAACCGGTCCCTGTACCACCGGGCTCTGGCCGCCCGCTCGGTGTATGTCTCCGCCAAGGAGGACGGCCGCGATCCCGTCGTCTGCATCACCGACTGGCAGACAGCGGCGCGCGACTTCGACACCACGTCGATGCGATCCATCGGCGATACCCCGCTTGATCCGAACCTCATCGAGGACGCCGCTCAGGTGTTCCTCGCCCCGGAGACGGACCGGGAGTTCGCTGATCCGGTGGACCTGGACTTGTTCGGGCTCGGTGCGCTCTCCTATCTCCTGCTCACCGGCGAGCGCCCGGCTGCTCAGCGAAGCGCCCTGATCGAGCGTCTGTCGGCGGAAGGCGGCCTGCACCCCTACGCCGTCGCCGACGGGCTCTCCGACAAGCTGGACGACCTGGTCTTCCAAGCCACTCGGGCCGAGGTGAACGACAGACTTCCGTCGGCAGAGCGCTTCCTGGACCTCCTCGACGAGGCTGAGCAGGACACGGCAATTCCGGAGCGGGCCGCCACCGCGGAGAGCGACCCCCTCACGGCTCTGCCCGGCCAGCCTCTGGATGCCGAGTGGAGCGTCAAGCGCGTCCTCGGTACGGGAGCTACTGCCAGAGCCCTGCTCGTAGAGCGGGTGGTGGACGAACTCGAAGGCCCGGCGGGCGAACCAGCGTACGAGGAGCGGGTCTTCAAGGTCGCGCTCGATCGCGACAAGGACGCGCGCCTGTACGCGGAAGCCCATGCGCTCAAGGCAGTGGGCGGCGGGCGGATCATCCGTCTCCTGGACGAGCCCCGCGAGATCGCGGGCCACGCCATTCTGGAACTGGAGTATGCGGGGGAAAGCTCCCTCGGCGCGCGACTGCGCGGCGAAGGGCGGCTCACCTATGACCAGTTGGAGCGCTACGGCAACGACCTCTTCATTGCCCTGGACCAGCTTTCCGCCAAGGGCATGCGGCACCGCGACATCAAGCCGGACAACCTCGGCCTGCACAAGCGCAGCGACGGCTCATGGCAGCTGATGCTGTTCGACTTCTCCCTTGCTGACGCTTCCGAGCGCGACATCAGCGCCGGGACTCGGGGCTATCTGGACCCCTTCCTCGGCAGCGTCCGCCGCTCCCTCTACGACGATCACGCCGAGCGGTACGCCGCCGCCGTCACGCTTCACGAGATGGCCTCCGGCGAGCGCCCGGTGTGGGGGGACGGACAGACCGATCCGCGCATGAGTGAGGACGTCGGGCTCTATGTCGCTGCCGAGCTGTTCGAGCCCGGACTGCGCGACGGCCTGACGGTGTTCTTCCAGCGCGCGTTGCACCGGGATGTGGACCGTCGCTTCGATACCTTCCAGCAGATGGAAGACGCCTGGCGGCGCATCTTTCGGACGGCGGATTCGGCGAAGCCGGCCACGACCCAGGCCACCGTCGGAGCCGCGGCTGCCACCACGGAGGAGGCACGCGAGACAGCAGCCGCGGCGGCGGAACTCAGCACGGGACTGGAGGCTGCAGGCCTCTCCCTGCGCGCGGTCTCCGTCGCGGGCGGCCTGGGCGCAGGCACCGTCGAGGAACTTCTTGACATCCCTCCGCACACGATCTCCCGCGCGCGTGGCGCCGGCGCCCTGGTCCGCAGGGAGCTGAACCGTCGGCACAAGCAGTGGACGGCGATGCTGTCCCGCCGTGCTGCGGAGCCCGAGCCCTCCGCCCCGTCGACGACGGATAGCCCGGTGTCCGAGACCGCGGATCCGGAGGCCGAGGCGCAGCGCATCGCGCGTGAGTCCGTGGACTCCCTCGCCGCACGGCTCGCCCCGGCCCCGGCTCGCAAGGGAAATCTCCGTCCCGAGGTCGTAAGGCTCACACTTGGTCTCCCACGGTCCAAAGAGGAGGGCGGCGGACTCTCACCACTCGGCCCCTGGCCCCCGCAGACGGCCGTCGCCAAGCACCTCGGCAGCAGTCAGCCGACCGTTTCGCGCCACCATGTGGCCGCGATCGAGGAGTGGAGCGCCACTGGTTGGCTCACCGCAGTCCGTGATGAGCTGGTGCAGACGCTCGTCCAGGCGGGACGCGTGCTCACTGTGCAGGAGGCGGCGGCCGAACTGCGTATCCGGCATGGCGCCGGCGATGACGCTGCAGGTCGAACTCTCGCCAAGGCCTTGGCAGTTGTACGTGCCGCTGTCGACGCGGAAGTCCTCCAGCGCGGAACTGACACCGACCACGAGCCGCGCCTGGCAGTCCTCCGCCGCGGCCCGCGCGTGCTTCTCGCCCTGGAGTCGCTGCCCGGTACCGACGACCCCACTCCGCAGGAGCTCGCCGACTACGCTGCTGCGCTTGGCACGGCTGCCGACCGCCTGGCGGACGAGGATCCTCTGCCGGGTCGGGGCACGGTCGTGCGAACCCTGCGCGCGGTGGCCGCACCGGAGGGCATGGCGCCGCTCGCCGACACCCGCCTGGTGGCCCTGGCAGCGGCGGTCGCACAGGACGCAGCGGCCTCTCCCCGCCTCGAGCTCTACCCTCAGGCTCTGGGCCTCGCCCGTGCTCTGCGCATTTCCCAGGCCGCGGCCGGGGTGCGTCGCGAGACAGGCATCTCGATCACCGAGCTGCTGTCCAGGGTCAACGCACGCTTCCCGTCACTGGCCATCACCGACGCACCCACCCACATCGAGGTGGAGGACGCACTGGCCGAGGCAGGATTCCCGCTCGAATGGGACGCCGGGCGAAAGCGTTTCTTCCCGCCGGCCGTAGAAGGCGCACGCTGGACGAGCTCCACCTATACGCGTACGAGTGTGCTCGTCTCCGAAGCGCAGGCCGCGGTGGCGGCGGGGCGCGATCCGCAGATGGTGCTGCGCGCCAAGCTTGCGACGGCAGCCCAGCGAGGTGGCTTCCTCGCTCTTACGCTCAAGGGTGTCGATCTGCCGGGCGCGGCCGGGATGCTGGCCGCCGAATTCGGCGTGGTTCCGGTGGACCTCAACGCCGAGTTCCTGCATACATTCCGTGTGCTCGCGGGCGAGTTGGGCACGGACTGGTCGAAGGTCCTGAGGGCGGACGCGGTGTTCACAGAGTCGGGCGAGCTGAAGCCCGGACTGCGTTCGTACAGCCAGCGCGTCACGGACAGACTTGCCGAGCGGCTGAGGTCGATGGCGGAGGATTCAGGCCCGAAGGCGGTGCTCTTCGCCCACAACGCGGGCCTGATCAGCCGCTACTACGAAGGCGGCGGACACGACCTCCTGGTCGGCCTGCAGCAGTCTGCCCGCCGCCCCGCTGAGGTCCCGCACGGGCTGTGGTGGCTGTGCCCCATGGAGGACCCGCAGCAGACGCCGTCCTTGGACGGCCGGACGGTCGAGGTCGTGGACCGGGCCACGGAGTGGGCTGTGCTGGACTCGCTCTTCCTCAAGGGACTTCGGACACGCGTGGACGTAACGACCTAG